Genomic window (Sulfurovum sp. NBC37-1):
CGCGGTGCAAGACCGTCACTTGATGCCAACAAAAAAGGCGAGTAAAACACATTTTCATGATATGTTTTACTGTAGGGTGCGTACTCACGCACCGAACGGGTAGATAAAGGAACAAGATGAACCCATTTATCGAAGCATGCATCAAGGCTAACGAAGAGATCGCTTCGGCGCTTGAAAAGGGCTTTGATGCTTCCTGGTATGAAAAGACCGAAGTAGGTGCAGGTGGGGATGTCAGTTCAAAACTTGATCTCTTTGCGGAACAAATTTTTTTTAAATATCTTTCCCCTTTCGGGCATATCGAGTCTGAAGAGTCTGGGATCATGGGAGAGGGTGATGTCAAGATTATCATCGATCCCATAGACGGCTCTTCCAATGCCCTTTCCCTTTTCCCCTATTACGGAACTTCTGTTGCCAGAGTGAATGCAGCCGGTCTTCTCGATGCAGCGGTGGTCTGTAATCTTGCCAATGGTGATCTCTTTGTCAAATCAGGAAATGATGATGTATTGCAGGGACAACTTTTCAGTGCAG
Coding sequences:
- a CDS encoding inositol monophosphatase family protein — protein: MNPFIEACIKANEEIASALEKGFDASWYEKTEVGAGGDVSSKLDLFAEQIFFKYLSPFGHIESEESGIMGEGDVKIIIDPIDGSSNALSLFPYYGTSVARVNAAGLLDAAVVCNLANGDLFVKSGNDDVLQGQLFSAEFHPRHVSSASEIGLFEKAYAHPLLVAALDKLGFKFRAPGAIALSLAYAHTVEYVLFVGPFRIYDFAAGLALCEGLEVIVEADYVIVSKQKNVADKIEKLVKDLREE